The proteins below are encoded in one region of Pseudonocardia sp. DSM 110487:
- a CDS encoding ATP-binding protein translates to MTVPTEPVRRPRRFPLRLRPNTAGTGRWPLARVFVVGAVLAGLVASGTVVLGATALWRLTEARTALLGQAGPALLAVKDLANAQLDQETGVRGFLLTGRPQFLEPYRAGVASSQDAVNQLRAATDELPAIGPEIDAAVQAEQDWRLGYAEPVIAGDATAPGPDAGEMYFDRVRRTTGVVQERLSQLRLEAREELASAASFIAWSSAAIGVTLLVLLAVVGIGLRRMVLRPVSALAAQVREVVAGDTDRQVDVEGPREIRELGADVDAMRSHILRELDHAQVVNRRLDDQARELERSNRDLEQFAYVASHDLQEPLRKVATFCQLLQRRYAGKLDERADQYIAFAVDGAQRMQQLINDLLAFSRVGRSTENFGRVDLGAVAAAAVEQLEQARDEVGGEIVLGSLPTVPGDPGLLRALMANLIGNGLKFHREGVAPVVRVDAQRDGATWAITVADNGIGIEPEYGEKVFVIFQRLHGRDAYSGTGIGLALAKKIVEFHKGHIGLVPSDGPGTTIRVTLPALSEEAAK, encoded by the coding sequence GTGACGGTGCCCACCGAACCGGTCCGGCGCCCGCGTCGCTTCCCGCTGCGGCTGCGCCCGAACACCGCGGGCACCGGGCGCTGGCCACTCGCGCGGGTGTTCGTCGTGGGTGCGGTGCTCGCCGGTCTCGTCGCGTCCGGCACCGTCGTGCTCGGCGCCACCGCGCTGTGGCGGCTGACGGAGGCCCGAACAGCGCTGCTGGGCCAGGCCGGGCCTGCCCTGCTCGCCGTGAAGGACCTGGCGAACGCCCAGCTCGACCAGGAGACCGGCGTGCGCGGGTTCCTCCTCACGGGGCGGCCGCAGTTCCTCGAGCCCTACCGTGCGGGCGTCGCGAGCAGCCAGGACGCGGTGAACCAGCTGCGCGCCGCGACGGACGAGCTCCCCGCCATCGGCCCGGAGATCGACGCGGCGGTGCAGGCGGAGCAGGACTGGCGGCTGGGCTACGCCGAACCGGTGATCGCGGGGGACGCCACCGCGCCCGGGCCGGACGCGGGCGAGATGTATTTCGACCGGGTGCGCCGGACGACCGGCGTCGTCCAGGAGCGGCTGTCGCAGCTGCGGCTGGAAGCGCGCGAGGAGCTGGCGTCCGCCGCGTCGTTCATCGCCTGGTCGAGCGCCGCGATCGGCGTGACGCTGCTCGTCCTGCTCGCGGTGGTGGGGATCGGGCTGCGCCGGATGGTGCTGCGGCCGGTGTCCGCACTCGCCGCGCAGGTGCGCGAGGTCGTGGCGGGCGACACGGACCGGCAGGTGGACGTCGAGGGGCCGCGTGAGATCCGTGAGCTCGGGGCGGACGTCGACGCGATGCGCAGCCACATCCTGCGCGAGCTCGACCACGCCCAGGTCGTCAACCGGCGGCTGGACGACCAGGCGCGAGAGCTGGAACGCTCGAACCGGGACCTGGAGCAGTTCGCCTACGTGGCGAGCCACGACCTGCAGGAGCCGCTGCGCAAGGTGGCGACCTTCTGCCAGCTCCTCCAGCGCCGCTACGCCGGGAAGCTCGACGAGCGGGCGGACCAGTACATCGCGTTCGCCGTCGACGGGGCGCAGCGGATGCAGCAGCTGATCAACGACCTGCTGGCGTTCTCCCGGGTGGGGCGATCCACGGAGAACTTCGGCCGCGTCGATCTCGGCGCCGTCGCCGCGGCGGCCGTCGAGCAACTGGAGCAGGCGCGGGATGAGGTCGGCGGCGAGATCGTGCTCGGCTCCCTGCCGACGGTGCCGGGGGATCCCGGCCTCTTGCGGGCGCTCATGGCCAACCTGATCGGCAACGGCCTGAAGTTCCACCGCGAGGGAGTGGCCCCCGTCGTGCGGGTGGACGCGCAACGCGACGGTGCCACGTGGGCGATCACGGTCGCCGACAATGGCATCGGGATCGAACCCGAGTACGGTGAGAAGGTCTTCGTGATCTTCCAGCGGTTGCACGGGCGCGACGCCTACTCCGGCACCGGGATCGGGCTCGCGCTGGCCAAGAAGATCGTCGAGTTCCACAAGGGGCACATCGGGCTGGTTCCGAGCGATGGTCCTGGCACCACCATCCGGGTCACCCTGCCCGCGCTGTCCGAGGAGGCCGCCAAGTGA
- a CDS encoding response regulator, protein MNGQQPRTINVLLVEDDPGDVLMTREAFEENLHNRLDVVTDGEAALDYLRHEEPYTDAPRPDLILLDLNLPRRDGREVLQEIKADPVLRHIPVIVLTTSQAEEDVLCSYQLHANAYVTKPVDFDGFIEAVKQIDHFFVSVVQLPPGVRRS, encoded by the coding sequence GTGAACGGCCAGCAGCCCAGGACGATCAACGTCCTGCTCGTGGAGGACGACCCGGGCGACGTCCTCATGACGCGCGAGGCGTTCGAGGAGAACCTGCACAACCGCCTGGACGTGGTCACCGACGGGGAGGCGGCGCTCGACTACCTGCGCCACGAGGAGCCGTACACCGACGCCCCCCGGCCTGACCTGATCCTGCTCGACCTGAACCTGCCCCGCCGCGACGGTCGGGAGGTGCTGCAGGAGATCAAGGCCGACCCGGTCCTGCGGCACATCCCGGTGATCGTGCTGACGACCTCGCAGGCCGAGGAGGACGTGCTGTGCAGCTACCAGCTGCACGCCAACGCATATGTCACGAAGCCGGTCGACTTCGACGGCTTCATCGAGGCGGTCAAGCAGATCGATCACTTCTTCGTGAGCGTGGTGCAGCTCCCGCCCGGTGTCCGGAGGAGTTAG
- a CDS encoding RidA family protein translates to MSHTLTNPAGLHDPVGFGYSHLAGAPGLVFVAGQYASGPDGSVPSADFAEQVELSFANLGKALAAAGLGYEHVARLGTYIVDHDEEKLAALLRVITRIWGERPPAQTLLGVARLALPDMLFEVDAVAVRP, encoded by the coding sequence ATGTCGCACACCCTCACGAACCCGGCGGGCCTGCACGACCCCGTCGGCTTCGGCTACAGCCACCTCGCCGGCGCACCCGGCCTCGTGTTCGTTGCCGGCCAGTACGCGTCGGGGCCGGACGGGAGCGTGCCGTCGGCCGACTTCGCCGAGCAGGTCGAGCTGTCCTTCGCCAACCTCGGGAAAGCCCTCGCCGCAGCCGGGCTCGGGTACGAGCACGTCGCGCGGCTGGGCACCTACATCGTCGACCACGACGAGGAGAAGCTGGCGGCGCTGCTGCGCGTGATCACCCGCATCTGGGGCGAACGCCCGCCCGCCCAGACACTCCTCGGTGTCGCCCGCCTCGCGCTCCCGGACATGCTGTTCGAGGTCGACGCGGTCGCGGTCCGACCCTAA
- a CDS encoding Rrf2 family transcriptional regulator, whose protein sequence is MSRGVEWAVHCCLNLAWAGPEDAVPVSRLAAFYDLPAAYLNKQVQSLVRAGIASSVPGPRGGFRLARPAERISLLDVVTAIEGPEPAFRCAEIRQQGPFGGDPESVTGPCLVDQAMRRAELAWRRELAAQTVAGLAETVERAAPGVPDRARRWFSSHT, encoded by the coding sequence ATGAGCCGCGGGGTCGAGTGGGCCGTCCACTGCTGCCTCAACCTCGCATGGGCAGGCCCAGAGGACGCGGTCCCGGTCAGCAGGCTGGCGGCCTTCTACGACCTGCCGGCGGCGTACCTCAACAAGCAGGTCCAGTCGCTCGTACGGGCGGGGATCGCCTCGTCGGTCCCCGGTCCGCGCGGCGGCTTCCGACTCGCAAGACCGGCCGAGCGGATCTCCCTGCTGGACGTGGTCACGGCGATCGAGGGGCCGGAACCTGCGTTCCGCTGCGCGGAAATCCGGCAGCAGGGGCCCTTCGGCGGCGACCCGGAGAGCGTCACCGGCCCCTGCCTCGTCGACCAGGCCATGCGGCGGGCTGAGCTCGCGTGGCGCCGGGAGCTCGCGGCCCAAACGGTCGCCGGCCTCGCCGAGACCGTCGAACGCGCTGCCCCTGGCGTCCCCGACCGCGCTCGCCGCTGGTTCAGCTCGCACACCTGA
- a CDS encoding RNA polymerase sigma-70 factor: MSEDDRPDAATAAFLAHRNLLFTVAYEMLGSAADAEDVLQETWLRWAGVDLDTVQDKRAYLVRITSRQALTRLRTLGRRKESYVGSWLPEPLLTTPDVAEDVELADSVSMAMLLVLETLAPTERAVFVLREVFDLPYEEIADAVDKTPAAVRQIAHRARAHVAARRPRGTVSPAATRDALEAFRRAVETGDLQQLIDLLAPDVVLVGDGGGLKQAVPKPVVGADKVARLLTAGLGRIPATASLHSTQVNGHPALVLRFDGELDTVVALRIDDGLITGLYAVRNPEKLSHMDRETTLRR; this comes from the coding sequence ATGAGCGAGGACGACCGGCCGGACGCCGCCACCGCGGCGTTCCTCGCCCACCGCAACCTGCTGTTCACCGTCGCCTACGAGATGCTCGGCTCGGCAGCGGACGCCGAGGACGTCCTGCAGGAGACCTGGCTGCGGTGGGCGGGGGTGGACCTCGACACCGTGCAGGACAAGCGCGCGTACCTCGTCCGGATCACCAGCAGGCAGGCGCTCACCCGGCTGCGCACGCTGGGCAGGCGCAAGGAGTCCTACGTCGGCTCATGGCTGCCCGAGCCGCTGCTCACCACGCCCGACGTTGCAGAGGACGTCGAGCTGGCCGACAGCGTCTCGATGGCGATGCTGCTGGTCCTGGAGACGCTCGCCCCGACCGAGCGAGCGGTGTTCGTCCTGCGCGAGGTGTTCGACCTGCCCTACGAGGAGATCGCGGACGCCGTCGACAAGACGCCGGCCGCCGTCCGCCAGATCGCCCACCGGGCACGGGCCCACGTCGCCGCGCGCCGGCCGCGCGGCACCGTCTCCCCGGCCGCGACCCGGGACGCGCTCGAGGCCTTCCGGCGGGCGGTCGAGACGGGCGATCTGCAACAGCTGATCGACCTCCTCGCCCCGGACGTCGTCCTGGTCGGCGACGGTGGCGGGCTCAAGCAGGCCGTGCCGAAGCCCGTCGTGGGAGCCGACAAGGTCGCCCGCCTGCTGACTGCCGGGCTCGGCCGCATCCCCGCCACGGCATCGCTGCACTCGACGCAGGTCAACGGCCACCCGGCGCTCGTCCTCCGGTTCGACGGCGAGCTCGACACCGTCGTCGCCCTCCGCATCGACGACGGCCTCATCACCGGGCTCTACGCCGTGCGCAACCCCGAGAAGCTGTCGCACATGGACCGCGAGACCACCCTGCGCCGCTAA
- a CDS encoding carboxymuconolactone decarboxylase family protein produces MEPRIDLMSTEFGPKLGKRFANLGMLIHQSTLPAATQELVSLRASQINGCAFCVDMHTKEAAAAGEPAVRINMVAAWREATVFTDAERAALALAEEGTRLADAHTGVSDETWADVRKHYDDEQVAALVSLVALINAANRLNVIVRNPAGSYEPGMLAGAAS; encoded by the coding sequence ATGGAACCCCGTATCGACCTGATGAGCACCGAGTTCGGCCCCAAGCTCGGCAAGCGGTTTGCGAACCTGGGCATGCTGATCCACCAGTCGACGCTGCCTGCGGCCACGCAGGAACTGGTGTCGCTGCGCGCCAGCCAGATCAACGGCTGCGCCTTCTGCGTCGACATGCACACCAAGGAGGCCGCGGCAGCCGGGGAGCCCGCGGTTCGGATCAACATGGTCGCCGCGTGGCGCGAGGCAACGGTGTTCACCGACGCCGAGCGGGCTGCGCTGGCGCTCGCCGAGGAGGGCACACGGCTCGCCGACGCCCACACGGGTGTGTCCGACGAGACCTGGGCCGATGTCCGCAAGCACTACGACGACGAGCAGGTCGCCGCGCTGGTGTCCCTCGTCGCGCTGATCAACGCGGCCAACCGGCTCAACGTGATCGTGCGCAACCCGGCCGGTTCCTACGAGCCCGGCATGCTCGCCGGGGCGGCGAGCTGA